One window from the genome of Balaenoptera musculus isolate JJ_BM4_2016_0621 chromosome 3, mBalMus1.pri.v3, whole genome shotgun sequence encodes:
- the MRPL34 gene encoding 39S ribosomal protein L34, mitochondrial yields MAFSSRSVGRLLGPVSGSAALWGGRWLQPRAWLGLPDAWGLPAVQQTRGKARGNEYQPSNIKRKNKHGWIRRLSKPNGVQVILRRMHKGRKSLSH; encoded by the exons ATGGCTTTCTCGAGCAGATCGGTGGGTCGCCTGTTGGGGCCAGTCAGTGGGTCAGCGGCGCTTTGGGGTGGCAG GTGGCTCCAGCCCCGGGCCTGGCTGGGGCTCCCCGACGCCTGGGGACTCCCCGCCGTGCAGCAGACCCGGGGCAAGGCGCGCGGGAACGAGTATCAGCCGAGCAACATCAAGCGCAAGAACAAGCATGGTTGGATCCGGCGCTTGAGCAAGCCAAACGGCGTCCAGGTCATTCTTCGCCGCATGCACAAGGGTCGAAAATCGTTGAGCCACTGA